From the Suncus etruscus isolate mSunEtr1 chromosome 19, mSunEtr1.pri.cur, whole genome shotgun sequence genome, one window contains:
- the ANXA9 gene encoding annexin A9: MSMNGTDSAPSLAQEILSHLGLATKTAAWGTLGTLRTFLSFSVDKDVQRLLTAIAGEGVDRSAIVDVLTNRSREQRLLISRTFQERTQQDLLKALRAALSGPLEGLVVALLQPEAQLDAQELRTALKVSGSAEDVAVEILATRSPPQLQECLAVYRHNFQAEAEEDIKSETSGVLQDLLLALAKCGRDSCSGIIDYNLTEQDIQALKQAEGGDTKAMWVHMFTQRSTEHLVRVFDQYQQHTGHTVETTIQNSFQGAAQAALLGLASVIRNMPLYFADKLHQALQELEPKFPVLMRILVSRSEIDLLSIRAEFRRKFGKSLYSSIQDAVTGDCQLALLGLCRAEDM, encoded by the exons ATGTCCATGAATGGCACCGACTCAGCTCCGTCCCTGGCCCAGGAGATCCTCAGCCACCTAGGCCTGGCCACCAAG ACTGCTGCATGGGGAACACTGGGCACTCTCAGGACCTTCCTGAGCTTCAGCGTGGACAAGGACGTGCAGAGGCTCCTGACAGCCATCGCGGGTGAAG GTGTGGACCGCAGCGCCATCGTGGACGTACTGACCAACAGGAGCAGAGAGCAAAGGCTGCTCATCTCTCGAACCTTCCAGGAGCGCACTCAGCAG GACCTGCTGAAGGCCCTGCGGGCGGCGCTGTCAGGACCCCTGGAGGGGCTGGTGGTGGCCCTGCTGCAGCCAGAGGCCCAGCTGGACGCCCAGGAACTGAGGACCGCCTTGAAG GTCTCAGGCTCCGCTGAGGACGTGGCTGTGGAAATTCTTGCCACCCGAAGCCCACCACAACTGCAGGAGTGCCTGGCAGTCTATAGACACA ATTTCCAGGCTGAGGCTGAGGAAGACATCAAATCTGAGACCAGTGGCGTCCTGCAAGACCTGCTTCTCGCACTGGCCAAG TGCGGCAGGGACAGCTGCTCCGGCATCATTGACTATAACCTGACAGAGCAGGACATCCAG GCACTGAAGCAGGCAGAGGGAGGCGACACGAAGGCCATGTGGGTCCATATGTTCACCCAGAGGAGCACAGAGCACCTTGTCCGAG TGTTTGACCAGTACCAGCAACACACGGGCCACACGGTGGAGACAACCATCCAGAACTCCTTCCAGGGGGCTGCCCAAGCCGCTCTGCTGGGGCTCG CCTCGGTCATCAGGAACATGCCTCTCTACTTTGCTGACAAACTTCACCAGGCTCTGCAG GAACTGGAGCCCAAGTTCCCTGTGCTGATGCGGATCCTGGTGTCCAGAAGTGAGATTGACCTTCTGAGCATCAGGGCTGAATTTAGGAGGAAATTTGGCAAGTCGCTGTACTCTTCCATCCAG GAT GCCGTGACGGGAGACTGCCAGTTAGCGCTGCTCGGTCTCTGCAGGGCAGAAGACATGTGA